The DNA region CTTCTGGCAACGGCTCATGCTCGCGGCCGACTTGGAGTACGCACGGGTGTCCCGGCGGGCTTCCCCGGACCGGGCCGAGGCAGCCTCCGAACCATGCGAGGGCCCGCCGCTCGGCGGTCGCCGGACGGGGGTTCGCCTGTTGGGCCGCCCGTTGCCCGGCGACCCGCGGACAGGGAGCGCACACGCCCCATGGCTCCCCGGCACCGGACCGGGGCGCCACATGGCGGGGGCGGCGTATGCCGGAGCGACGGGCCGAGGGCGGGACCGAGCGCGGGCCCTTCAGGAGCGCACCCGTGTGCTCACGGGGCTGCGTGCCTCAAGGCACCGTCCCCCGGCCGACGTTGGGCCACCGGCGCCCGGCCGGAGAGCCTGAGCACGGCCGAACGAGGGGCGGCCGACCGCCAGGCGGGGGAGAGCGGTTCAGCCGCCCAGCTTTCTGAACAGGCCCTCCTGCATGACCGAGACGATCAACTGGCCGTCGCGGTCGAAGATCTGGCCACGTGCCAGCCCGCGCCCGCCCGTCGCGATGGGTGACTCCTGCTGGTACAGGAACCATTCGTCGGCGCGGAACGGCCGGTGGAACCACATGGCGTGATCGAGGGAGGCCATGTCGAAGCCCCGTGGGCCCCACAGCGGTTCGACGGGGATGCGTACGGCGTCGAGGAGCGTCATGTCGCTGGCGTAGGTGAGCGCGCAGGTGTGCACGAGCGGGTCGTCGCCGAGGGAGCCGATGGCTCGCATCCACACCCCGCTGCGGGCCTCCATGTCCCGCAGCTCGCCCGAGTCCCAGCGCAGCCGCTCCACGTAGCGGATGTCGAACGCCATGCGGCGCTCCATGCGCTCGATCGATTCGGGGAGTTCGCCGAGGCGGTCGCGGATCTCGTCGGCCAGTCTCGGAAGGCTCTCCGGGTCCGGCACATCGGGCATCGGGACCTGATGGTCGATGCCGGTCTCCGGCTGATGGAAGGAGGCGGTGAGGTTGAAGATGGTGCGGCCCTGCTGTACTGCCACGACGCGCCGGGTGGTGAAGGAGCGCCCGTCCCGCACCCGTTCGACCTGGTACACGATGGGCACGCCGGGCATGCCCGGACGCAGGAAGTACGCGTGCAGGGAGTGGACGGGGCGCTCGCCGTCGGTGGTGCGTCCCGCCGCGACGAGAGCCTGCCCGGCCACCTGCCCGCCGAAGACGCGCTGGAGGTTCTCCTGCGGGCTCCGGCCGCGGAAGATGTCGATCTCGATCCGTTCCAGGTCGAGAAGCGCGGCTAGCTGCTCGGCGGGGCTGTTCATGGTGCGTGCTCCTGTTCCGTGTGCGGCGGGCCCTTCGGACGGCTCTGGGGGAGGGCCCTCACCCGCTGCGGACCGCTCCCGTGCCACGAACCCTGCTCGTACCACGGGCAGTTCTCATGACGCGTACGGTGCCGACGCGGCAAGCCGTGCCCGTGCCGGGGGCCGTGGCGGTGCCGGGGGCCGTGCTCGCGTTGCCGGGCGTTCACAGCCGGCCCACGTCGGTCACCTTGATGACCGCGCGGCCCTCCTCGTCGGACGCGGTCAGATCGACCTCGGCGGAGATGCCCCAGTCGTGGTCGCCCTCGGGGTCGGCGAAGGTCTGCCGCACCCGCCACAGCGCCTCCTCGGGGACCTCCTCGATACGCAGCAGGCCCGGCCCACGGGCGTCGGGGCCGGTGCCCATGTCGTCGTACTCGTCCCAGTAGCCGTCCAGCGCCTCGCCCCAGGCGTCCTCGTCCCAGCCGGAGTCGGCGTCGAGTTCGCCGAGTTCCCCGGCCTTGTCCAGGGCGGCGAGTTCGACGCGGCGGAACATGGCGTTGCGCACCAGGACGCGGAAGGCACGGGCGTTCGCCGTGACGGGCCTGACGTGGTCGGCGCGTTCCTGCGCCTCGTCGGCGCTCTCCGCCGGGGGAACGTCCGTGTCGGGGTTGGCCAGTTGCTCCCACTCGTCCAGCAGGCTGGAGTCGACCTGGCGGACCATCTCCCCGAGCCATTCGACGATGTCCTGGAAGTCCTCGGACTTCTTCTCGTCGGGGACGGTGTGCTCAAGCGCCTTGTACGCGCTCGCGAGGTAGCGCAGCACGATGCCCTCGGTGCGGGCGAGTTCGTAGAAGGAGACGAACTCGGCGAACGTCATGGCCCGTTCGTACATGTCGCGGACGACCGACTTGGGCGAGAGCGGATGGTCGCCCACCCACGGGTGGGACTTGCGGTAGAGGCCGTATGCGTGGAAGAGCAGCTCTTCGAGCGGCTGAGGATGGCTGATGTCCATCAGCCGTTCCATCCGCTCCTCGTACTCGATGCCGTCGGCCTTCATCTGCGCCACGGCCTCGCCCTTGGCCTTGTTGGTCTGTGCGGCCAGGATCTGCCGGGGGTCGTCGAGGGTCGACTCGACCACGGAGACCATGTCCAGGGCGTAGGAGGGGGATTCGGGGTCGAGCAGTTCGAACGCCGCCAGCGCGAAGGTGGACAGGGGCTGGTTGAGCGCGAAGTCGTGCTGGAGGTCGACGGTGAGCCGCACCGTGCGGCCCTGGGCGTCGGGCTCGTCGAGCCGTTCCACGACACCGCCGTCGAGCAGCGAACGGTAGATCGCGATCGCCCTGCGGATGTGCCGCAGTTGCGAGCGGCGGTCCTCGTGATTGTCCTCCAGCAGTTTCCGCATCTGCGCGAAGGCGTCGCCGGGCCGGGCGATGACCGACAGCAGCATCGCGTGGGTCACCCGGAAGCGGGACGTCAGCGGCTCCGGGTCGGAGGCGATCAGCTTCTCGAAGGTCTGCTGCCCCCAGTTGACGAACCCTTCGGGCGCCTTCTTCCGTACGACCTTCCGCCGTTTCTTCGGGTCGTCACCGGCCTTCGCGAGGGCCTTCTCGTTCTCCACGACGTGCTCGGGCGCCTGAGCGACGACGAAGCCGGAGGTGTCGAATCCGGCACGCCCGGCCCGCCCTGCGATCTGGTGGAACTCCCGTGCGCGCAGCGTACGGACGCGGGTGCCGTCGTACTTGGTGAGCGCGGTGAACAGCACGGTGCGGATGGGGACGTTGACGCCGACGCCGAGGGTGTCGGTGCCGCAGATGACCTTCAGCAGGCCCGCCTGCGCGAGACGTTCCACGAGCCTGCGGTACTTCGGCAGCATGCCGGCGTGGTGGACGCCGACGCCGTGCCGCACATAGCGGGAGAGGTTGCGTCCGAAGCGGGTGGTGAAGCGGAAGTTGCCGATGATCTTGGCGATCTCGTCCTTCTCCGCGCGGGTGCACATGTTGATGCTCATCAGCGCCTGCGCCCGCTCCACGGCCTGCGCCTGGGTGAAGTGCACGATGTACACCGGCGCTTGACGGGTCTCCAGAAGCTCCGTGACCGTCTCGGTGAGAGATGTCGTGCGGTACTCGTACGACAGGGGCACGGGTCGGGTCGCCGACCGCACCACCGCCGTCTCACGGCCCGTGCGGCGCGTCAGGTCCTCCTCGAAGCGTGTGACGTCTCCGAGCGTCGCCGACATCAGGACGAACTGGGCCTGGGGGAGTTCCAGCAGCGGAATCTGCCACGCCCAGCCCCGGTCCGGCTCGGCGTAGAAGTGGAACTCGTCCATCACGACCTGCCCCACGTCGGCCTGGGGGCCGTCCCGCAGGGCGATCGAGGCGAGCACCTCGGCCGTGCAGCAGATCACGGGGGCGTCGGCGTTGACGGAGGCGTCGCCGGTGAGCATGCCGACGTTCTCCGTGCCGAAGATCTTGCACAGGTCGAAGAACTTCTCGGAGACGAGCGCCTTGATGGGAGCGGTGTAGAAGGTGACCTCGTCACGGGCGAGGGCCGCGAAGTGGGCGCCCGCCGCCACCAGGCTCTTACCGGAGCCGGTGGGGGTGGAGAGGATCACGTTGGCACCGGAGACCACCTCGATCAGCGCCTCCTCCTGAGCGGGGTAGAGCGAAATGCCCCTTTCCTCCGCCCAGCCGGAGAAGGTCTCGTAAAGGGCGTCGGGGTCGGCGTCGCTCGGCATCTGATCGATAAGGCTGGCTGTCACGCACCCCATACTGCCTCCCTCGCACTCGCTATCGGGAACCGGTGCCCGTCCCGTGATCATCTGTCGATACGCTGTCTCGCCGAAAAGGCGTCAGCAGTCGAGGCGATCCGGCCGCGCACGGCGGTCAGTTGGAGCCGCGGCCGTCTGCGGGCGGCGCCATCGCGAGCAGTCACAGGGGTGGGGGACGGACATGATGGGACCGGCGCATTCGCTGTCGGGGGCGGCGGCGTGGCTCGGGGCGGGCGCTGCCGCGTCCGCACTGGATCATCCGATGCCCTGGCCCGTGCTGCTTGCGGGCGCCCTGATCTGCTCGGGGGCGGCGCTCGCCCCGGACCTCGACCACAAGTCGGCCACCATCTCCCGTGCGTTCGGGCCGCTCTCCCGGGCGCTGTGCGGAGTGATCGACAAGCTCTCCGAGGCCGTCTACAACGCCACTCGCGGGCAGGGCGAGCGGCGCCGCTCCGGCGGGCACCGCACCCTCACCCACACCTGGCCATGGGCGCTGTTCCTCGGTGCGGGGTTCTCGGCGGCTGCGGTCTTCGGCGGGCGCTGGGCGGTGCTGGTGATCCTCTTCATCCACATGGTGCTGGCCGTCGAAGGGCTGCTGTGGCGTGCGGCCAGGGTCTCCAGCGACATACTGGTGTGGCTGCTGGGAGCGACGAGCGCCTGGAGCCTCGCGGGAGTACTGGACCAGCCGGGCAACGGTTCGGACTGGCTGTTCTCCGGCCCGGGACAGGAGTATCTGTGGCTGGGCCTGCCGATAGTGCTGGGTGCGCTGGTACACAACATCGGCGATGCCATCACCGTCTCCGGCTGCCCGATCCTCTGGCCCGTGAAGATAAGCGGCAAGCGCTGGTATCCGCTGGGCACACCGGAGTTCATGCGTTTCCGCGCCGGGGCCTGGGTCGAGACGAGGCTGCTGATGCCTCTGTTCATGGTGCTCGGCGGCGCGGGCGGGCTCTTCGCCCTCGGCGTCATCGGCTGACGGGCGCCCGCGGTCCGTCCGCGGGGCCGGACGCGGGCCGTCGAGGCGTTCCCGGCGCCAAGGCGTCCTCAGCCGTGCCAGGAACGCCAGAGCGCCGCGTATGCGCCGTCGGCCTCGACAAGGGCGTCGTGGCTGCCGAGTTCGCTGATCCGGCCGTCCTCCACGACGGCGATCACATCCGCGTCGTGTGCGGTGTGCAGCCGGTGCGCGATGGCGACGACCGTGCGTCCCTGAAGCACCTGCGCCAGCGAACGCTCCAAGTGCCTTGCCGCTCGCGGGTCCAGCAGCGACGTGGCCTCGTCCAGCACCAGCGTGTGAGGGTCGGCCAGCACGAGCCGCGCCAGCGCGATCTGCTGTGCGTGTGCCGGGGCGACGGAGATCCCGCCGGAGCCGACCTCGCTGTCGAGGCCGTCCGGCAGCGAACGCGCCCAGTCGTCGGCGTCGACGGCCCGCAGGGCCTCCCACAGTTCGGTGTCGCTCGCGTCCGTGCGGGCCAGCAGCAGATTGTCGCGGAGCGAACCCACGAAGACATGGTGCTCCTGGTTGACGAGCGCGACGTGACGCCGCACACGCTCGGCGGGCATCCGCGACAACTCGGCACCGCCGAGGGCGACATCGCCGGTCCGCGGGCCGTAGATGCCCGCCAGCAGCCGCCCCAGGGTGGACTTGCCCGCGCCAGAGGGGCCGACGAGCGCCACCCGCGTGCCGGGCGGCACGCGCATCGTCACTCCGTGCAGTACGTCGGAGCCGGTGCGGTAGCCGAACCGCACGTCGTTCGCGCGCAGTTCGCGTCCCTGCGGCGTCAGCATCTCGTCGCCGGAGTCGGGCTCGATCTCCCGTACGCCCACCAGCCGTCCCAACGAGACCTCGGCGACCTGGAGTTCGTCGTACCAGCGCAGGATCAGCCCGACAGGCTCGAAGAGCATCTGCACCAGCAGCGCCCCCGTGGTGAGCTGGCCGACGCCGATCCAGCCCCACAGCACGAAGGTGCCGCCGAGCATCAGCACACCGGCCACGAGGAGCAGATTGGTGACGTTGACGACGGGAAACAGGACGGAACGCAGCCACAGCGTGTAGCGCTCCCACGCCGTCCACTGGGAGATCCTCCGCTCGGACAGCGCGATCCGGCGTGCTCCGAGCCGGTGGGCCTCCACGGTGCGGCCCGCGTCGACGGTCTCGGCCAGGGCACCGGCGACGGCGGCGTATCCGGCGGCCTCCGAACGGTATGCGCTCGGAGCACGCCGGTAGTACCAGCGGCATCCGACCAGCAGCACGGGCAGCGCGACGAGCACCGCCAGCGCCAGCGGAGGCGCGGTGACCGTGAGCCCGCCGAGCAGCAGCGCCGTCCATACGACGCCCACGGAGAGCTGCGGCACGGCCTCCCGCATCGCATTGGCCAGCCGGTCGATGTCCGTGGTGATCCGCGACAGCAGATCGCCCGTCCCCGCCCGCTCCAGCACCCCGGGCGGCAGGGCCACCGACCGTACGAGGAAGTCCTCACGCAGATCCGCGAGCATCCGCTCGCCGAGCATCGCCCCGCGCAGCCGCACCTCCCGTACGAAGACGCTCTGCACGGCCAGCGCCAGCACGAAGAAGCCGACGATCCGGCCGAGTCGGAGGTCCCTGCTGCCGGAGGTGAGGTCCTCGACGAGGCCGCCGAGCAGATACGGGCCGGCCATGGAGGCCACGACCGCGATCGCGTTGACGAGGACGAGCGTGGCGAAGGCACGTCTGTGCCGCCGCAGCAGCTCGCGTACATAGCCGCGGACGGTGGCCGGTCCGCCGACGGGGAGGGTGGTGGCGTTCTCCGAGGCGGCCGGGTCGTAGTGGGGCGGCGCGACGCCGAAGACGACGTCGTCGGCCGAGGCACCTGCCGGGGTGCCGGCGGAGGCGTCGGCCGGGGCGCTGGCGGCGTCGGCGGAAGCGTCCGCCGACGTGCCGGTGGGAGCGGTCATGCGCGCTCGGCTCCTTCCGCGGGTGCGAACCCTTCGGCTGCTGCGGCCCGTTCGGTGTGTGCGGCCCGTTCGGTGTGTGCGGTCCGTTCGGCTCGCTTCGCCCTCTCAGGCTGCTCGGGTCCGTCGGACTGGGAGAGCCCGTCGGTCTGCGGGATCTTCGTGCGTCCGCCGAGCACGTGCGACGCCCCGGGAGTGGCCGCGCCGGAAGGGGAACCGGCGGGCTCGCGCTCGCGTTCGCCACCGGTTGCTCGCTCGCCCCCTGCCGCGACGCCGCCCGCGTGCTCGTCCTCGCGGTCCTCGCGTCCGGCCTCGCCCGCGGAGGTTTCCGCCGACGGGGTGTCCTGCTCGGGCTCACGCGTGACCACGGCGCGGTATGCGGAGTTGGTGTGCAGCAGCTCCCGGTGTGTGCCCGCGGCCAGCACCTCAGAGCCGCGTACCAGTGCGACCCGGTCCGCCTGGTCCAGCATCAGCGGACTGGAGGTGAAGACCACCGTCGTACGGTCGGTACGCACCTCCCGCAGGGACCGGGCGATACGGGCCTCGGTGTGTGCGTCCACCGCCGACGTCGGCTCGTCCAGCACCAGCACCTGCGGGTCGGTGACCAACGAGCGTGCCAGCGCCAGCCGTTGGCGCTGCCCGCCCGAGAGGGACCGTCCGCGTTCGGTGACCGAGGCGTCGAGGGGGTCGCCGCCGGACTCGGGGGTCCCCTGGGTGAGCGCGCCCAGCACGTCGCCGCACTGTGCGGCCTCCAGCGCCATGCGCTCGGAGACCGCGCCGGATCTGGGCACGTCGAGCAGTTCCCGCAGCGTGCCCGAGAGCAGCACCGGGTCCTTGTCCTGTACGAGAACCACCGCACGGGCGCTCGCGAGCGGCACCTCGTCGAGGGGCACGCCGTCGAGGAGGACGGATGCGGAGCCGTCGCGTTCCGGGGCGTGACCGCCGAGCCTGTCGGCGAGCCTGCCCGCGGCCTCCGGGTCCCCGCACACCACGGCCGTCAACTGCCCGGCGGTGGCGAGCAGTCCGGTGACGGGGTCGTAGAGGTCGCCGCCGAGGGCGCCGCCGGTCTCCGGCTCGGCCCCTGCCCGGGTACTGGCACCCGCGGCACCGGACGGCCCGGGGCGAAAGTGCTCCGCGGCTGCGGCCTCGCGCCGTCCCGCGTCGTCGGCTCCCGCCTCCCCGGGGCCGGTTCCTCCGCCGCGGCGCAGCCCCAGCACCCGTACCGCCCGCTGCGCGGACGGCCGCGAGAACGAGTACGCCATGGCGAATTCCTGGAACATCCGCAGCGGGAAGAGCAGAAAGGTCACCGCCCCGTAGACCGTGACGAGTTCGCCCACGCCGATGCGCCCGTCGAGCGCGAGCCGCGCACCGTGCCAGACGACCGCCACCAGCAGCAGTCCCGGCAGCGCGATCTGCACCGCCTCGATCAGCGCCCACATACGGGCCGTACGCACCGCCGCGCGGCGGACCTCCTGCGAGGCCCGCCGATACCGCGTCAGGAACAGCTCCTCGCCGCCGATCCCGCGCAGCACACGCAGCCCGGCGACCGTGTCGGCGGCCAACTCCGTGGCGCGTCCCGCCTTTTCACGCTGGAGGTCGGCTCGTCGCGTAGCGCGCGGCAGCAGCGGAAGCACGGTGACCGCCAGCACCAGCATCCCGGCGGAGACCAGCACCCCGAGCTGCGGCTCGTAGAAGACGAGTCCTGCGCACACGCCGACGGTGGCCAGCAGAGCCGCGCTGAAGCGGGACGCGGACTCCACACACCAGCCGATCTTCTCGATGTCGCCCGTGGAGACGGCGACGACCTCGCCCGCGGCCACCCGCTGGGTGAGCGTCGCGCCGAGCGCGGCCGTTCTCCGGGCGAGCAGTTGCTGGACCCGGGCGGCGGCGGTGATCCAGTTGGTGATCGCCGTGCGGTGGAGCATCGTGTCGCCTGCCGTCACCGTGACCGTGATGACGGCGAGCATGGCTCCGGCCTCGGCCAGGCCACGGCCGGAACCGGCCACGACGGCGTCCAGGGCGAGCCCCACGACCGCCGGTACGAGCGCCACGGATCCCATGTGAAGCGCGCCCCAGCCCAGCGACTTGGCCTGCCCGCCCAGTTGCATGCGGAAGAGCCACAGCAAGAAGCGCGGCCCTGACCGTACGTCCGGGACGCCGGGATCGGGATACGGAAGATCGCGAATCTGCATGTCGTCCCAGAGCGGTCGGTACGAGTGGTGACCCGGTGCGGTGGCGGCGTGCAGGGGTGTGGCCGCTCCGCAAGACTCGCCGTGCCGGTGCCGGCACGCAACGGGTTTTCCCGCCGGTGCCGCCGTACGGCCGAACACCCGCGGGCCGTCCGCGACCTGCGCCCGCGTACCTGCGCAAGCGGGCGGTTTCGGTCCCTGGCGTGCATTCGCAGCCAACATCGAGCCCGGTGGTCTCCGGGCCGCCACCGGCGGGAATGGGAGCATGGTGAACATGCACAGAACTGGAACGGCGGCGCCGCAGGCCAGGAAGAAGCAGGTATGGAAGAGGCAGGCACATCCGGACCCGACGGCAGCAGCCCCGACCTCAGCGGACCCCGAAGCAGTGGGTGCGACGGCAGCGGAAGCGGACGGGGCAGTGGCGGGAGATGCTGCTGCGGACAGCCGGATGAGCACGGCAGCGGTACGGGCGGCCAGGACGGCGGTGGCCGGTGCGGCAGCCGCCGCTCTCGCGGTGACGCTCGCCGCGTGCGGCGGTGACACGGGCGCGGCCGAGGCCCCTCCGCACGGAGGCGGCAGGGCATCCGACGACGCGGCCCGCAAGGCCGATCCCACGGCCATCCCCGGTGTGGGCGACACCCTGTACGAGCGGATCCCGGAGAAGTCCCGCCAAGTGGTGGCCGTCTACGGCGAAGGAAAGAACTCCGCCGAGGCGAAGGTACGCCTGTTCAGCAAACAGGGGGAGAAGTGGCGGCCGGAGCGTAGCTGGCCCGCGCACAACGGGCGCAGGGGCTGGACGACCGACCACCGCGAGAACGACAAGCGCAGCCCCGTGGGGGTGTTCACGCTCACCGACGCCGGCGGCGTCCGTTCCGCACCCGGTGCGAAGCTGCCCTACACCGCGAGCGCCGCCTTCACCCCGCCCTCGTACTGGCCGAAGAGCACCCGGCACGACTTCGACCACGTCATCGCCGTCGACTACAACCGCGCCAAGGGCACTTCACCCCTGGACCCCACGCGGCCCGTGGGCGATGCCAAGGGCGGGAGCATCTGGCTGCACCTGGATCACGGCAGCGGCACCTCCGGGTGTGTGAGCCTCCCCCGTGAGGGCATGGAGTATCTGCTGCGTACGCTCGACCCGGCCAAGCACCCGGCCGTGGTCATGGGGGACAGGTCGGCCCTGGCTCGCTAGCACGTCCCGTGCCGAGGTACGTCCGCGCCCAGCTCCCGGCTCGAAGCCGTAGCGCCCGGAGATCCGGCGCCCGGCGGCGTCCATCGGATGCTGCGTCCATCGGCTCCGTCCATCGGATGCCCTGTCCATCGGGGTCCATCGGATGTCCCAAGCGACCTCATGGACAAGGGCGTTGGCCGACTCCCCTCAGCGGCAAGAGATTTCAGCAAACTCTTGGAAACGCTTGCGCCGCATCTTGACGTGCACACAAGGACGAAGGCAGGCTCCCTCCCGAACCCCCCACGGCGGCCTGGCGCGTGGCTGCCCTTCCTCGGCACCTCTGTGTCCGACGACGAAGGAGCCGCACGATGATGACGAAGCGTCTGATCTGCGCGAGCACGGCCGCGGTCCTGGCAGCGGGCGGCATCACGGCAGCCACCGCGTGGCCGTCCCAGGCCACGCCGCCCGGAGAGAAGACCGTCACGGCGACGCTGTTCGAGAAGCCGTACGCCGACGTGGGCAAGGAGTGCAAGGACACCCTCGGCCCCGCCGGCTACGGCTACGTCGAGGTCTCCCCGGCGAGCGAGCACATCAAGGGCGACCAGTGGTGGACCTCGTACCAGCCCGTCAGTTACAAGATCGCCGGGCGTCTCGGTGACGCCGACGCATTCAAGAGCATGGTCTCCGCCTGCCACGAGGCGGGCGTGAAAGTGATCGCCGACGCGGTGATCAACCACATGGCCGCCGACTCCGGCACGGGCACCGGCGGCACCGAATACAGCAAGTACGAATACCCGGGCACCTACGGCGACTCCGACTTCCACGCCTGCCGCAAGGACATCTCCGACTACGGCAACCGGGAGAACGTGCAGACCTGCGAACTCGTGAGCCTGTCCGACCTCGACACCGGCAGCGACAAGGTGCGCTCCACCATCGCCGAATACCTGGACGGGCTGAAGGAGATGGGCGTCGACGGCTTCCGCATCGACGCGGCGAAGCACATGTCCGCCGACGACGTGAAGGCCGTCAAGGGCAAGATGGCCGATCCGGGCTTCTGGGTCTCGGAGGTCATCCACGGCGAAGGCGAGGCCGTCCAGCCCGAGGAGTACACGGGCATCGGCGACGTGGACGAGTTCCGCTACGGCAAGCACCTCAAGAGCGCCTTCCAGGGCGGCGACGTCGGCGGCCTGAAGAACATCGCCGAAGGGAAGCTGGGCAGCGCCCAGGCCCGTACGTTCGTCGACAACTGGGACACCGAGCGCAACGGTTCGACGCTGACGTACAAGGACGGCGACCTCTACAAGCTCGCCAACGCCTTCATGCTGGCCCACCCCTACGGTTCGCCGAACGTCTTCTCCGGCTACGAGTGGTCCGACAAGGACTCCGGCCCGCCCTCCGGCGGCGACGGCTGGACGGACATGCACGCCCAGCAGGCGATCACC from Streptomyces marispadix includes:
- a CDS encoding metal-dependent hydrolase, whose translation is MMGPAHSLSGAAAWLGAGAAASALDHPMPWPVLLAGALICSGAALAPDLDHKSATISRAFGPLSRALCGVIDKLSEAVYNATRGQGERRRSGGHRTLTHTWPWALFLGAGFSAAAVFGGRWAVLVILFIHMVLAVEGLLWRAARVSSDILVWLLGATSAWSLAGVLDQPGNGSDWLFSGPGQEYLWLGLPIVLGALVHNIGDAITVSGCPILWPVKISGKRWYPLGTPEFMRFRAGAWVETRLLMPLFMVLGGAGGLFALGVIG
- a CDS encoding ABC transporter ATP-binding protein, which codes for MTAPTGTSADASADAASAPADASAGTPAGASADDVVFGVAPPHYDPAASENATTLPVGGPATVRGYVRELLRRHRRAFATLVLVNAIAVVASMAGPYLLGGLVEDLTSGSRDLRLGRIVGFFVLALAVQSVFVREVRLRGAMLGERMLADLREDFLVRSVALPPGVLERAGTGDLLSRITTDIDRLANAMREAVPQLSVGVVWTALLLGGLTVTAPPLALAVLVALPVLLVGCRWYYRRAPSAYRSEAAGYAAVAGALAETVDAGRTVEAHRLGARRIALSERRISQWTAWERYTLWLRSVLFPVVNVTNLLLVAGVLMLGGTFVLWGWIGVGQLTTGALLVQMLFEPVGLILRWYDELQVAEVSLGRLVGVREIEPDSGDEMLTPQGRELRANDVRFGYRTGSDVLHGVTMRVPPGTRVALVGPSGAGKSTLGRLLAGIYGPRTGDVALGGAELSRMPAERVRRHVALVNQEHHVFVGSLRDNLLLARTDASDTELWEALRAVDADDWARSLPDGLDSEVGSGGISVAPAHAQQIALARLVLADPHTLVLDEATSLLDPRAARHLERSLAQVLQGRTVVAIAHRLHTAHDADVIAVVEDGRISELGSHDALVEADGAYAALWRSWHG
- a CDS encoding L,D-transpeptidase family protein, which encodes MSTAAVRAARTAVAGAAAAALAVTLAACGGDTGAAEAPPHGGGRASDDAARKADPTAIPGVGDTLYERIPEKSRQVVAVYGEGKNSAEAKVRLFSKQGEKWRPERSWPAHNGRRGWTTDHRENDKRSPVGVFTLTDAGGVRSAPGAKLPYTASAAFTPPSYWPKSTRHDFDHVIAVDYNRAKGTSPLDPTRPVGDAKGGSIWLHLDHGSGTSGCVSLPREGMEYLLRTLDPAKHPAVVMGDRSALAR
- a CDS encoding DEAD/DEAH box helicase, which encodes MGCVTASLIDQMPSDADPDALYETFSGWAEERGISLYPAQEEALIEVVSGANVILSTPTGSGKSLVAAGAHFAALARDEVTFYTAPIKALVSEKFFDLCKIFGTENVGMLTGDASVNADAPVICCTAEVLASIALRDGPQADVGQVVMDEFHFYAEPDRGWAWQIPLLELPQAQFVLMSATLGDVTRFEEDLTRRTGRETAVVRSATRPVPLSYEYRTTSLTETVTELLETRQAPVYIVHFTQAQAVERAQALMSINMCTRAEKDEIAKIIGNFRFTTRFGRNLSRYVRHGVGVHHAGMLPKYRRLVERLAQAGLLKVICGTDTLGVGVNVPIRTVLFTALTKYDGTRVRTLRAREFHQIAGRAGRAGFDTSGFVVAQAPEHVVENEKALAKAGDDPKKRRKVVRKKAPEGFVNWGQQTFEKLIASDPEPLTSRFRVTHAMLLSVIARPGDAFAQMRKLLEDNHEDRRSQLRHIRRAIAIYRSLLDGGVVERLDEPDAQGRTVRLTVDLQHDFALNQPLSTFALAAFELLDPESPSYALDMVSVVESTLDDPRQILAAQTNKAKGEAVAQMKADGIEYEERMERLMDISHPQPLEELLFHAYGLYRKSHPWVGDHPLSPKSVVRDMYERAMTFAEFVSFYELARTEGIVLRYLASAYKALEHTVPDEKKSEDFQDIVEWLGEMVRQVDSSLLDEWEQLANPDTDVPPAESADEAQERADHVRPVTANARAFRVLVRNAMFRRVELAALDKAGELGELDADSGWDEDAWGEALDGYWDEYDDMGTGPDARGPGLLRIEEVPEEALWRVRQTFADPEGDHDWGISAEVDLTASDEEGRAVIKVTDVGRL
- a CDS encoding alpha-amylase translates to MTKRLICASTAAVLAAGGITAATAWPSQATPPGEKTVTATLFEKPYADVGKECKDTLGPAGYGYVEVSPASEHIKGDQWWTSYQPVSYKIAGRLGDADAFKSMVSACHEAGVKVIADAVINHMAADSGTGTGGTEYSKYEYPGTYGDSDFHACRKDISDYGNRENVQTCELVSLSDLDTGSDKVRSTIAEYLDGLKEMGVDGFRIDAAKHMSADDVKAVKGKMADPGFWVSEVIHGEGEAVQPEEYTGIGDVDEFRYGKHLKSAFQGGDVGGLKNIAEGKLGSAQARTFVDNWDTERNGSTLTYKDGDLYKLANAFMLAHPYGSPNVFSGYEWSDKDSGPPSGGDGWTDMHAQQAITGMVGFHNAVGDAELTDWWSEGSALSFGRAGKGFVALNAGDAETKRTFSTSLPAGTYCNVAKAAPDKCDGNTVKVGDDGKAEATVPAKGVVALHVGAKP
- a CDS encoding ABC transporter transmembrane domain-containing protein, with protein sequence MQIRDLPYPDPGVPDVRSGPRFLLWLFRMQLGGQAKSLGWGALHMGSVALVPAVVGLALDAVVAGSGRGLAEAGAMLAVITVTVTAGDTMLHRTAITNWITAAARVQQLLARRTAALGATLTQRVAAGEVVAVSTGDIEKIGWCVESASRFSAALLATVGVCAGLVFYEPQLGVLVSAGMLVLAVTVLPLLPRATRRADLQREKAGRATELAADTVAGLRVLRGIGGEELFLTRYRRASQEVRRAAVRTARMWALIEAVQIALPGLLLVAVVWHGARLALDGRIGVGELVTVYGAVTFLLFPLRMFQEFAMAYSFSRPSAQRAVRVLGLRRGGGTGPGEAGADDAGRREAAAAEHFRPGPSGAAGASTRAGAEPETGGALGGDLYDPVTGLLATAGQLTAVVCGDPEAAGRLADRLGGHAPERDGSASVLLDGVPLDEVPLASARAVVLVQDKDPVLLSGTLRELLDVPRSGAVSERMALEAAQCGDVLGALTQGTPESGGDPLDASVTERGRSLSGGQRQRLALARSLVTDPQVLVLDEPTSAVDAHTEARIARSLREVRTDRTTVVFTSSPLMLDQADRVALVRGSEVLAAGTHRELLHTNSAYRAVVTREPEQDTPSAETSAGEAGREDREDEHAGGVAAGGERATGGEREREPAGSPSGAATPGASHVLGGRTKIPQTDGLSQSDGPEQPERAKRAERTAHTERAAHTERAAAAEGFAPAEGAERA
- a CDS encoding acyl-CoA thioesterase, whose translation is MNSPAEQLAALLDLERIEIDIFRGRSPQENLQRVFGGQVAGQALVAAGRTTDGERPVHSLHAYFLRPGMPGVPIVYQVERVRDGRSFTTRRVVAVQQGRTIFNLTASFHQPETGIDHQVPMPDVPDPESLPRLADEIRDRLGELPESIERMERRMAFDIRYVERLRWDSGELRDMEARSGVWMRAIGSLGDDPLVHTCALTYASDMTLLDAVRIPVEPLWGPRGFDMASLDHAMWFHRPFRADEWFLYQQESPIATGGRGLARGQIFDRDGQLIVSVMQEGLFRKLGG